CGAAAATCGTAATTATCATCCTTCACATAAGGgctatatttctttttttatggaacaccggtaaacgaacagacgtatcacctgatggtaagcaatcgccgccgcccatagacacttgaaacaacagaggcgttacaagtgcgttgccggcattttgggggttaggaatttaagggttgttggggaatcggggattgcgaagattgggaagaggtgtaattgggtctccggtaacctcactcacacaacgcaagcgttgtgtcacgtcggttttttgtgaggccgtggtatcactccggtcgagccggcccattcgtgccgaagcatggctctcccacaccaaTTTCCTTAGTCGTACCACGATATTCGTAGAAACAATAACAGTGGTAACAAATATGTTTGACCATACTACCGGAAATCAGATCTTAtgtcatacaaacactatgcaaaatcataacttacatttaattacgacaaaatatcatttaaaaacaataaaaaatgtccCTAAAATGGCATAATGtgtcatataattatatgagaTAAACTTTCCGATAAATCTGAAGGTTCTCAGTCACGTGTTTTGgagcaaaaaaatataaaaatatacagagTGTAGTTTTGAAGCCGAGAAATACTCAAGGAGGTAACTCGGCAATCGATTCTCAGTCCCgtcaaatcaataataaaatggaggccatttttttttttttttttgttaaatacggAATCCGTATATAATTTTGAACGTTATGTAACAAGCTTAAAACGCgacattacacacacaaactcaaatacatatttgatattattaacagacagggtccataataagtaactaaatactgtattttctaatacctgtgtacattatggatgcaataaatacttgaatacttgaattccctaaacactttttttttgacggATTATTCTGAAATACTgccaaacttaaataatttattatagccgCGTTTTTACCGATTGACcagaaactttattttaaatcgaacaTTTATGACTACTGTGACATGCCCCCGAGTTTTGTTGTGGTTTCAAAACTACActctgtataatattatttatgacatAAGGTCAGTTAAGGTTACAACATGGTAATTTCATCGTCACTCAGATCTAAGCGACCGATCATAACTGGATTAGCTTAcctatacttaattttttataccaCTGCGCTAGCATTGCTAATTTTATCTTTAAGCTCTACagaacctagcgggtttaccggggctccggctcgaaaagcaggagtaggaacggggtggtttttagtcagtaagagtcttacactcgctctcgccttgCCCTTTTTTCTCCTCctctaaaaatatcttctgatttatttcgttgcgggatccaagacagtcattcatgtccctgggacgcgccgaacttcagtgttccggtgttttcatggttgtatctactgtagatcctggtgcacaggagttgcagcggtacgggaggttgtggcgggcttgtcccataaaaaatagtcattagATCATTtggccccctcaaaaaaaaaaagctcaatgaaatatttatttatttaaacttcatcacaaaacagtgaatggcggacttaatgccttaaggcattctctaacagtcaaccatagggtcgtgcagagaaatgaagcggattgatGCTAAGTCAAAGAAATAGTGCTCAAAATTCGCACTACTACTAAAATAACGGTATCCAAGGCCAATATATTACgaatgttatgtaataataagtatataaggcggatattacaatacatatataaatgcAAATGGCTGTATCCTCTCACAAAGTGCTCAGTTTCCGTAAATATCGCGAGGTCGTTGTCTTGTGGAGTTATTTATTCAAATCTgataatttgtatgaaatattacgatgataattttaacaatgtcatggcttttttatttcgtgaaggggtaggcagagttgtaATTATTGGGAGTGAATGGGAGTGAACCTATGGAAACATCGGGTTCCATTACAGTCTCCGTGCTTTGTAATTACAGtttgacttttttatattaggtataagccggtaaacgatgcACGATGccgtaccaatgtgattttttttgagttacatatactttctaagattatttagacaccactgaccaacggtgaaggaaaatatcgtaaggaaacctgggcttataatttctaattatacttAAGTTTGAATTCTTAAATATAATGAGaagagcaagcgtggtgattaaagaaatgcctcttctcacacggagaagattttaAAATCTTCGCTTTCAGGCCTTTGGTCagttatgaaaaatattgatgagtttattttcggttttttgaaaaatttctcagaagtagcACGGAGACTAGAAATGGggcagtatatggcaatatactcacccctattacatgggacttataacacaaattgagaaaagtgtttgtacattgtataattgcattacgtgccgtaatgtgcacctctgccgcttcggggataaaaggcgtgacggttaCACAACATCATTATAACTGGCGAAAAGCTAAACTATTTACTAATTATAAtctctttaagaaaaaaaaactattacgaCGTCTAGTATAcgaaacatataattatatagtcaTGACAGCATACTACATTATGACATTCTGAGTctattacaacataatataatattgcagAAACAGAAAGCCTTGATATTATTACCGttaaaacatcatcatcaacagtccactgctggactatgagcctcctctacataagagggtttgcaaTAATTTCCACGCTTTTGCAATCGTAGTATATaggtaaaaggttcaggtttatcagagagcaatGCAGCCCGGcttctgtctaatgtgtagtacCTTAGTCGGGTGTCgtcaatcttcctaatcctcgattccccacggaacaacccttaaattcctaaaccccaaaagaccagcaatcGCAATCGTTCGAGCAATCGACTATAGCcaactgcttaccatcaggtgatccgtccgctcgttaaccaagccggttaacgagcggacattttaaaaaaatatccggaactactggtccgaactgaaaaattattattatgattgtgtaTCTACAGATCCACTATTTATCGAGAAAAACTAGATATGAGCTAAAAACCATGAAATTAGGGTCaacaggagccgagcagcagGTAAAACTGTGTAGGAGCTATCACTGATAAAAACTTTGTTTCTTTCTCTCTAACGCCACCCACGTGAAGAGTAGAGTTGGTGCCAAGTATGGGTACTCTGACGTCACTACACCGCAGTAggcaactgctgaccaaagcttatcacacggagaagttttaagcattaatcaccacacttgctcaatgcgggttggcggtTGCTCAACACAGCTTTTATcgtccataataattatattaatttgtaaccCTTCTTTCCAGTGCATCCGAAGGATCCTTCTTCCCTCCAAGAGCTGTCACCAAATCTGACATAGTCCACGTGTATGACAAAGATCTGTGCAGGATTCTACCACTCCAATACAGAAAAGATGTATACAAAGATGGTAAGTGAAGATCtgaacagcagctcatgtagtgtagatgtccagtcaacaaggatgtagcgtggactgtccaggcgacacacgtacttaggtatcgccatgagctaatgttcacatgtaaacagcagctcatgtagtgtagatgtccagtcaacaaggatgtagcgtggactgtccaggcgacacacgtacttaggtatcgacatgagctaatgttcacatgtaaacagcagctcatgtagcgtagatgtccagtcaacaaggatgtagcgtagactgtccaagcgacacacgtacttaggtatcgccaTGAggtaatgttcacatgtaaacagcagctcatgtagtgtagatgtccagtcaacaaggatgtagcgtggactgtccaggcgacacacgtacttaggtatcgccatgagctaatgttcacatgtaaacagcagctcatgtagtgtagatgtccagtcaacaaggatgtagcgtaaactgtccaggcgacacacgtacttaggtatcgccatgagctaatgttcacatgtaaacagcagctcatgtagtgtagatgtccagtcaacaaggatgtagcgtggactgtccaggcgacacacgtacttaggtatcgccatgagctaatgttcacatgtaaacagcagctcatgtagtgtagatgtccagtcaacaaggatgtagcgtggactgtccaggcaacacacgtacttaggtatcgttaTGAGCTaatattcacatgtaaacagcagctcatgtagtgtagatgtccagtcaacaaggatgtagcgtggactgtccaggcgacacacgtacttaggtatcgtcatgagctaatgttcacatgtaaacagcagctcatgtagtgtagatgtccagtcaacaaggatgtagcgtagactgtccaggcgacacacgtacttaggtatcgtcatgagctaatgtggTTTTGCTTCTTCCAGGCATCAAAGCTGGTTTGTACACTCCACCAGCATCTACGTTTGAGAGTGCTGATGTGAATCCGGATAACAAGTGCTACTACCCGGGTGAGAAGTGCCCACCAAAAGGATTGCAGAATATTAGTCCCTGTCAATACAGTAAGTTCATATTCAAATTTATATAttcaagtttatatttatattttcgtagtagctttttttatggaagaaGCCCGCCAAAACTTCCCGTACCGctactcctgtgcaccaggatctgcagtagatacaaacatgaaaacaccgagacactgaagtccaacgtcccagggacatgaatgactgtcttggatcccgcaacgaaattaatcagaagatattattagaggagaagaaaaataaaacgatagtttTGTAGTAGTTCTAAGTTTGACAAGGCCATTTATATTTTCTGcaatgaatttagtttttttttttaggaggGACTACCATCCTATGACTTCTTTAGATTTTTTGATAGAATATGGGATTATGCCCAGTAAATTGTAAtaagactcaccccctattacattggactcaTAACGCTACTaattaaaagtgggtgttacatagTATATATGTGCACCTCTATTTACCCCTTTGCGGATTGAAAAgcgcaaaataataaaaaagtattcaaagtcaaagtcaaaattatttatttcaaatacaccgagaaagcacttttgaacgtcaacgctaatattacaatatttaaaaaaagcgaAATGTCTGTTGGTCGCTCAGTTATCTAGTTGCTCTctttactcgttccaaagtgtagattcctatggagaagaacgagctagaaactccataggttactctttttcaatcagattcacaatacaataatcTTTCTTTCCTTCCCATTACAGACGCACCAGTATACCTTTCCTTCCCACATTTCTACGACGCTGACCCTGCCTTGTTGGAGCCGTTCGAGGGTCTGAAGCCGAACAAGAAGAAGCATGAAACATATTTCATGATACAACCTgtaagtcaaataaaaaaatatcagtttttaCACTATTGTAATTAGCAAagctgactgcctcgttggtcgagtggtcgcaagtgcgaccctgccgaacaaggggtcccggttcgattcccgggtcgggcaaagtattactggacttttttcgaattttcgaaaatttctcggtagtagcacggagtctggaatagtgcccagtatatggcaatagtctcactACCTAATACCTGGgacttaaacaaaaattatgaaaagtgggtgtacattgtaaagcggcattacgtgccgtaatgtgatgtgcacctctgcctaccccttcgggtataaaaggcgtgacgttgtgtgtgtgtgtatgtaagaAACTGTTTTTTTGTGTTcgcccggtaagcccgctaggtagtccgcagctccggatcaggcgtcagccctactaggtcacatctgtgatggtctaatggctctttgagtacGGCTCTGGTTCTGAACGgatggcgagctacccttgctcgtcgtccgcaaaCCCGAAATATATACTCTCTGGTTTTGAAATATCCTTTATACACTTTATCTGGAAAAAGCTTTCATTCTAAAATAATCTTTCCAGAAAATCGGTGTACCAGTGGAAGGCTTCGTGCGTGTCCAGCTCAACCTGAAGGTGGACCGCGCCCCAAACATCCCCATCAACAACATCAACAACTTCCCCGACACCATATTCCCTGTCATGTGGGTCGAAGAAGTGAGTATCGTCTTACGATTTTATGGGGTAGGCAAAttagcagatggatcacctgatggtaagcaatcgccgccgctcatggccAATCGCAAGTCGCAACACTATAGGAGTTACAATtgcattatttttcttctcctctaataatatcttctgatttatttcgttgcgggatccaagactgttattcatgtctctgggacgtaggacttcagtgttccgctgtttgcatggttgtatctactgtagatcctggtgcacaggagttgcagcggtttgggaggttgtggcgggcttgtgcCATAAAATGCAATGTCGACCTTGTAGGGGACAAGGCATCAAGCATTATACGTCTCTATTATAAAACACATGCAAGCATTTAGAGAGTATAAAGTGCTTTgaaaagtatttctttttttatggtttaaatcggtaaacgagcagacgaatcacctgatggtaagcaatcgccgccgcctatggacacccgaaacaccagaggcattacaagtgcattgccagccttttgggggttaggaatttcagggttattgggtaattgggcctccggtaacctcacccacacaacgaaacacaacacaagccttgtttcacgtcgattttctgtgaggccgtgatatcactccggtctagtcAAAACCTAGTCTAGTCTAGTTTAGTTTTAACCTTCTAATATCCAATTTCCAGGGCATCCACGAGCTCTCAACACCAATCTGGCGATGGATCTACCTCGCCACCACCATCGGCCCCATCTTCGCACCGATCATAACATCAGGCATGATCATAGTCGGCTTCGCTACCCTAGCCTTTATCTTCATCCGAGCATACAAGAGCCTCGTCATAGGCCAAAATTCCCTCGAAATTATGGAGATTGGAAGACAAACTATTAGACGAAGCTCAACGCTGATTATCAGCGGTTCTCATAAAATGATGCCGCATAGAGCTGAATCAGCTTATATACCTTTAAATCAATGTGGAGACAAGGTACAAGAGCTGAGTTTTGTAAGAACTGATAGTAAGGAATTCAAGAGTGTCTTACGAAGTGATTTTGTAAGGTCTAGTTTTAGTGAAGCTGAAAGAGAATCGTTAATAAGGTctgataatagttttattatgtcGGAACATACGTTTAATCAGGATTAGTGGGTTTTAGGTTATGTTTTTGGCTGTCCCCTTCTGTAGTGAGTCTGTTTTGTGATTTGCTTTTGTCAAAGATTGGTTTGTGACGCGTCAGTTTTTATGGTTTattagatataaaattaatagggatgatgacggggtatgaaaattaaaaatctgtttagtccgtcagttaggtaatgaaaacatattagacacgtgtttttttattttgacatatgagatttttttattttgttgtataataagataacaatactgcGATAAAACTGATCAAAGTTTTGAAATGAGAGCAAATACgcaatttctacgtataaaatgtacctagtagtgacgtcacgcgatatttcaaatcaatataactttgaaagtatttgtttccgtgagaaaataaaaaatacgtgtgtaatgttttaaaataatctacaagacggacattgaaataaaaattagttatctaccctattgcctagttattttataatgatttcaTGGAAAACGCATTAAGTACTTTTCATcgacaaaactaaaaaatattatttacctttatacTGACAATAGTcgaattattaaatatatacataaataaatggtaATCTAGAGAAACAATATACTTTTTTAGTCTAAAATGGCACAGAGTTTGCTGTGGTTAAAGTAACTGTGATCGCTCTTACACAGCCAAAGTGATTAACAAAAGCAAAGCTAGCagtttatatattagatatcagggtattaagtaatatataaataaactcaCAACGGGGACAGTTTTGACCACAAAACGACTTGGTACAAGacctaaaaacaaatatttttgaacataTAGAAATTGTTAAAACAATATTCTGGAAATAACAATACATTTAGAGAAAAAGAAACGGTAAATTAAAAACGAATCTAGGTTCCATGGGAGTTTTTGCGTTGACTAGAGGGCGCCACTGTCTTTTTACGTCTTGTCagtacaatttttataactttttggCATTATTATGTGAAAATGTTACTAGTGAAGTACTTAAAAGTCCCTTGTACCAGTCTTTTAGTGGTTTTTAggctattttttaatataatagggTTGTGTCGACGACTGATTGTAAAGAAATCCGGATTTTACCGGATGATATCTtagattttaatggaatctTTGctcatttttttgtattttgattctGTCTGTAATGTAGTTTATAAGaataagaaattttatttgCTCAAACATGTGTATGCATatagaattaaaacaaatacttgtATGCGAAATCATAAATAGTGGTAGCTTATGACATGTCTGCCATTTTGATTTGTCTTGACGTGCACATATTAATAAACTATCATTGCTTTCCTTTattatcatcagcctgttctcgtccactgctggacataagCCTCTCCAAAGGCACGCTTTgctttacttattatttatgaaatctattttctttactttaatttgagataagttattaatttcagtcgtaaataataaaaataatcttttgaaaattaatacTTACATCTGTCAAAATAAAGCGCGCGAAAAGCAACTATTTTTATCTGTCAATGTCAAGTGACAGTTCGTTATTTAGTGATGtgcaatattttgtaattgactaatcgactaaataaataaataaataaaaattctttatttgctcAAATGTGGTACATGATACAGGTGTTAAATACATATAGGTAGTAAGTTCAGCAAATTTACCATTATCTGCATGCacattttgaaagaaaatgcagaagaaagaaagaaaaatcatttctTTCTAAAAAATTAGtgtgattttattacaaaaatgaaaaataactttaaaactacgtatTATGTGCTCAAATTCATACGTTAcagaataaactaaaataataaatcttaatttaattacaatacagaCAGAAACAAAATTAgtatataaacgtaatattGGCCAAATTACTTCAAATCATTGCCTTGATAAAACTCTTAATTATACGTAATTAACTTGCCAATTTAATTGGTCTTAGGCCTGTAGATAtctgaacatatttttttaacacaggCTCAAAAGACCGGGGGCTGCGGTTTTTAGACAATGGTTGGAATATGGGCTTTTGAGGTGTTAAGcctttgtatttgtatttgttgcATTTTTACGGAGcagtttatgtatttatttaaaaatgtggcTCTTTTATCAAACGTAGAACATTTTTATACTTGATAGTACTTTTAAATACCTTTGTTTAGTcagaataattaacaaaatgctGCTAAAGAATAAGAGCGTAGGCACACGATGCGTTGCGGCTCCGCTCTGCAAAGATTTCACCGTGTCAGTTAGCACACGAAGCGCCGTAACGTTGTTATGTCGCAGCGGCGTCGTAGCAGCGATGGACAGTCTGTTAATGAAAGTTTCCTTGTGACGCAAAACAAGTGAACGGAGCCGCTTCGATGTCGCAACGCATCCTCAATGTCTTGGTGGTTGCAAGGCTGGTGCATCGTGTGACATACCACAGATATTTCTATGTAAGACGACGCAGCGACTCTCTAAGAGATTGTCTAAAAATCAAATGATCATTTATTTAAGACTTTTTCACACATGTTAACTCAATTTGTCTTTGGTTATTACGTCTTTGtgatttaaatacatttatttgattACTAAATCAACTATAttactgttataattattaaacatgCTCCGTAGAAATGCAACGTCGTTATTAAGATACATTCCATGATATTATTGACATTCCTTCCTAAGAAATGTGCTCaattaattagaattataatattattgtatattattgttCGTAGTTATACTTAAGACCTAGATCGATGtgaaatgtttacaaacaaactataaGTAGTGTAGAACTGTGTGTATAATTCCGCTGCGTGAcgtcactctctctctctctcactctatTTACTGACAGTTCTGAGTGGTGACAAAACTATACAATACAAGCGgatgattcttcaaaaaaataacaaaaaattaacggcgtcattatcctcaaccaaaagttaacaattcttccgattgaaacacaaaatttggtttcaataaattaagctgtgacactgctctcaaccaatccaataaaaataaggatgataataagctaccacgatgcttaataacgcgggagaataatgatttgttaaataaaagttaaagttttttgaagaaacacccagcactgtacccttagtatgagtttgctttacgtttaaagtaatcgaaacgagagcgcattcggcgctctgattgaccggctcgaataaaccaacctatGGTATAGAAAAGTGCTATTTTATGTGACAAAATGTAGTCTTACCTTTGTGATgtgtttatgaatattttacatcGATCTTGGATTAAGTATAATTGAAATTCTTGTCTTCCTATTCTATTTTTCGTTCTTTATTTCtcgttaaaatataagtaactatttctttcaatttatttatgaatacgaatgaacaaaatgtatttcaaatttcgtattttcttaaaattgtttatgagATTAATGTTAATAATGGTATAACTTGGTTTTTTAAAAGACTATGAACAAATTATGTGATGTAAAAGtagaaaatatctaaaataatcaactcttttaaaactatttaatcattactaaattttaatgtatttttttactatttagtCGATTTTCCATTGTATTTAGTCGATTATTTAGTGAACTATTCCAACCAAACTATGCCtaattagtttttagtcaaGCTTTAACGTACGAAGACTTTCTCTTACTATTTTTgatagaaattttaatttttttactataaaacaaggaaaaatggtggtctattattattatttttatacgaaactagataataatgttgtaaataatagtttttaggAATTTTGTATCTAAatgtattgtttaataaaaatattgtaaattgaatatttgtatttttattttattaccgatGTTTTATTTGGGGGAGGGGAATGGAAGGGAACTTTACGGCTTacgagctgacagatcacctgatggtaagcaattagcgccATCCAAGGACATTGAACATCCGCATCACCAGAGGAATTACGAGTACGTCGGCAGCCTTTTGGCTCACGGGTTTAAGGTTTGCGGAATTGGGTCaaagttatttcaatttaaactacaataggtacttttgaaacgtcaacaaataaagtaataaataatggtctttcttttctttttttaaaacgttgttccacactaggattgtctcctgtgtcgtgggtgcgtttacaaacatacaatttcacatgcacatgacacccagacccgaaacaacaatttgtggattacacaaagaattgatccgtgcgggaatcgaatccgctacacgttgcacggcagccagttgtccagccaccgcgccaaccgtgcagtcaatagtCGCTCGGCAATAGTCAATAGTCgccaatagtctgtcagtctgtccgtcaatgaaaCTAggagctcgttccaaagtgtaacttcAAATGGATAGGAAGTGGTTTGATAGGGAGGAGGATTGGGCCTCTAGTTACCTTACCTTACAACACAAGGCGATTTTAAGGGCTATTGATGAAGATCACAAATGAAACACAAAAGAAATCAGcctaaaaattattttactgaCTAGCAAAAATTATGCCGTACCATAATATATAACGTTGAAGTTATCCTTATACAACTAGCAAGCGCGTATAACTATTGTATACTAGGTCTGGACTTGACTATACGACGTCTGGAACGCGATCACTTTGCCCACAGCTGGGCCTTTTAATGTGGAGAAACGTGGACAATGATTTTTGAcaagaaaatgttatatttttgaacATGGGAAGACTGTGATTTGGAGTAGATACATATTAGTAATGTatactttttcatttattatgttatcggcttactcacgtaactgtttgacgaagaattcgactagtttcaagccatgctagaggcttatattcatgagcagcattccgcgacacacgacgcggcgattgtcgcgctattacttttgaaactagtcgagttcctcgttaaacagttacgtgagtaagtcgataacataataattaatttagtacgtctcacgaaagttataataaaattacaatgtaTACTTTAATGATTTAAGTCATATTTTTCCAATAGTTCAACGAATAtgcactatatttttttagtttctcGTTTTCTAACAATTCAATGATGGTTTGACTAAGTTGCATTGATTTTTTAAGTCTATTTTAAGACAAAAATTTGTGCAACCTGGTCAAAACATCAAATATTTGATTGACAATTATcgtattttctctttatttatttaattttatggcaCTCCAACGCCTCATTCGCAAttcatctttttttaaaacattgtctCATGTCGCTCATCTTTCAAGGCAAGTAATActattcaatataatatatactttaaactgacatggtcactaacactattattagaacttatgacgggatatttaccatgtttttgagttcatccgtgatcatggcgcttgcaacagtgccgaaatatcggaaactcatcgaagtgaataaacatggtaaatatcccgtcataagttctaataatctatactaatctatactaatattatatgtataaagctgaagagtttgtttgtttgtttgtttgaccgcgctaatctccggagctactggtccgatttgattaattatttttgtgttcgatAGCTCATTTATtcaggaaggttataggctataaaacatcactctccgattaataggaaccgagcagcggaagtagctagtagttaataaaattatagcaataatgCTGTTTCTGGTCAAAAAATCGTCCACGTTTCTTAACAATCAGACCTTTTGATAGGCCTCACACAGCCCTACAGGCATCAATACAGGCGCTCCCAAacagttacattttaaaaatacattataacacTACATAATGTATAAGTAGATGTATATTATGTGCTAGgacatagtaataataatattatcataaaaaaatcttatttttttttcttaatcttCACCTTTCCTTTTTACGTATATTCGTTTCTTTTCGTATAACAGAGTCGCATCACTGTGTTTTCGTTATTAAATGGAGTTTTGGAAACCATTTTCGGATTTTATCTGGTTGAAATTTCAAAATAGACAGAAAAATTTAGGGTCGAAGAAACCCGATCATACTGTATATGATGGCCCATCGACCATCAGTCCTTAGAGAAAGTATGATAGATCCTTTTAAccacataatt
The sequence above is a segment of the Spodoptera frugiperda isolate SF20-4 chromosome 21, AGI-APGP_CSIRO_Sfru_2.0, whole genome shotgun sequence genome. Coding sequences within it:
- the LOC118280249 gene encoding scavenger receptor class B member 1; its protein translation is MTRLTVTQTARNHLFGLAPNQDRRVPLSMLISQQKKLGFGRLTVVMFSICTVVLGIILSFVPWLDYIIFRELKLWNGSLSYSYWHKPGVIRLTKVYIFNVTNPQGFLENGEKPKLVEVGPFVYREDMEKVNIKFHENDTVTYQHNKILRFVPEMSVDKNQKLVVPNIPLLTVTSFSPNLGSWVFNLLVSGLAITYRDRAKPFVHVTAEELVFGYNDPLVMLAHYFYPKGKRPNSQMGLLLARNGTLDEVSTMYTGQHQMDRFGYMDRINGLDHLPHWKDRPCNDIRASEGSFFPPRAVTKSDIVHVYDKDLCRILPLQYRKDVYKDGIKAGLYTPPASTFESADVNPDNKCYYPGEKCPPKGLQNISPCQYNAPVYLSFPHFYDADPALLEPFEGLKPNKKKHETYFMIQPKIGVPVEGFVRVQLNLKVDRAPNIPINNINNFPDTIFPVMWVEEGIHELSTPIWRWIYLATTIGPIFAPIITSGMIIVGFATLAFIFIRAYKSLVIGQNSLEIMEIGRQTIRRSSTLIISGSHKMMPHRAESAYIPLNQCGDKVQELSFVRTDSKEFKSVLRSDFVRSSFSEAERESLIRSDNSFIMSEHTFNQD